The Halobacteriovorax sp. DA5 genome segment TGAGGAACCATCGACATATTCTCAGTTCCACCAGCAAGTACACAACTTGCTTCTTCTAATTTAATTAGGCGAACAGCATCGAGAATTGCCTGAATACCCGATCCACATAGTCGATTAATAGTAATTCCAGGAGTAGTTTCAGCGCAGCCGGCTTTTAAAGCGAGATGCCTTCCCCCATACATAGTATCTGTTGATGAAGGAACAACATTGCCCAGGATTACCTGATCAATTAGCTCGGCCTTAACACCTGTTTCACTAAGTAGTGAATTTGTGGCAGCAATAGCTAAGTCAACTGGCTTAATATCCATTAAAGAACCACCAAATTTACCAAATGGTGTTCGTTTTCCACCTACTAAAAATACGCGACGGCCTTTATTTAAGGACATATTTGCCTCCATTCACTTACAGTTAAATACTTACTAAAATATATTAGGACGCTTTTATGTCCTAGTCAAAGAAGAGTAATTTATGTCAACAGAAATCAATCGCCAACAGCTAGAGAGATTCAAACAGCAAGAGTACAAGCGACACTCCTATCAACTAAAGAAGGCAAAGCTTGAGAACTCTCAGGAGTATCAGAAGACTGAGAAAAAGCATCTTGCAGACCTAAAAAGACTCAACAAACACTATGAAACAGAAATTAAAAGTGTTGAAAACAGTACAGAACTTAAGTTAAAGCAAATTAGAGACAAGCAAACTGAACTTGTTAAAGAAGAACATGGTCGCATGGAGCTTGAGCTTGAAAATATGAAAAAGTCTCATCAGGCCAGAGTTGCAGAACTTAAAGAAACTCATGATAATCAGATCTCGCAAATGAATGAGTCCCACAAAGACACGCTTGAGCAAGCACGAGAGAAATACATGAAAGAAAAAATGAAATGGGAAGAGGCTTAATCTCCCAAAGGAAAGTAAATGGAAGCTAATAAGCAAAATGGTGGTGTATTTATAAATGGAAAGGCTCAAATTATTGAGATGCTGAAGTTTATGAATGCGGATGAAAGGGCGACTCTTTTGAAAAATATTCAAATGAGAAATCCTACACTTGCTAAAGAACTTTATGCTGAAAGTATTACTTTCGATACGATCTATGCACTAGATGAGATCGACTTAAATCAAGTAGTTAAATTTATTAAGGCACCAGTGATTGGTGTTGCACTTAAAGAATGTGAGAAATCTTTTCAAAAGAAAGTTCTTACAATTTTACCTAGAGAAGCGGCAGAAGAAGCCTACTCTTACCTAGTAAAAAATCTTGGTGCAAATGAAGCACGCGATATTCAAAGAGCAAGAAAGCGTGTCACAGATACTATTGTCGCCCTCAACAACAGAGGACGACTAAGTCTATAAATCACATTTATAATTAATTTTACGATCATCGATTTGGGGGCAGTTCTTGATATTGCCCTCAAATTCTGCCCTCAACTCTTTTGTATTTAACTGAAGATCTAATAGCTCTATCTGAAGAAGTATTCCATCCTCACTCAACTGATCAAGACATTTTGCCTTAATAGAATATTCACACTTGGCAGGATTTATCTTAGCAAGATTAACAAGAGCATTTTTTAGTCTCTCATTTCCATTGGCCTTCTTCTCTATCCAGCTATCAATATCATCGCGAACTCCATTTGAGTTAGCATCAGCTCCACCATGCCAATCATTATTATTGCCACTACATCCTATTAAGAACGCACAAAGAAAGAATAACGATAGTCTATTCATTGATTAACTTCCTAAATTTAGCTTCTACTTCATCAGTAAAAACAAAGTCGCTACTTTTAGTTGTATCGAATATTTTATGTTCTGCTAAAATATTAATAGCACTATCAAGACGATCGATTGTTGTGTTAACAATTTTTTTAAGCCACAGTTCATTTGAGTCGATAATTTTTGAAATTTCTGTAATTGGAATTGGGACGACTTCAACATCCTCAATTGTAAAACAAGACTCATCATAAACCTTACGATTGATTCCCCCCGAAACACCTAAGAAATCACCTTTCTTATGAGTACCAGTTGGTACAAGTCTTCCACTTTGTTCTTTTACAGTTAAAAGCGTTCCTGACTTCACAAGGAAGACAAATTCAGCACTTGCACTTTCTTTAAAAAGTAGGCTTTCAATCTCAACCTTACTCGTTTCATACGCGGTAAACGTCATCGATCTCTCCTCTAAGTGCCGTACCATAACGAAGTCCATAAGTTGAAAAATGGATATTCTTCGCTTCAATCTTATTTAGAATAGTCTGTGCACAAATCGCTCCAGACTGTATTGTTTTTGATCTTTTTCCAAGAAAAGCAAATTGTTTTCCAAGAGCTTTCGAATCTACTAATTGTATTCGATCAGTACTTTCATTAAAATCAGCTAATGAAATTGAATATTCATTAATAGCTTCCGCATTATAAGAATCTTCACCAGAAAACATTAATGCTAAACTAGTAAGAGTTCCAGCAACACCAATAACATCCTGTCCAAGATAAGATTCTAGGTTAAAGCTTTCAAAAATTTCATCTATTTTATTTCTTAGTTGGCCATCTCTAATCCAGTCATCAACTCGAACTGAACCAATTGGTAAAGAAACCGTTTCAATTATTTCAAACGGCTTTGTCTTTATTAAAATTAATTCACTAGAAGCTCCACCAACATCTAAAATAAGTTGTTTTTTGGATTTCTTCTTCATCATTTCATTTATACCAAAAGCAGTATAGAAAGCCTCTCCTTCTCCAGATATAATTTCAATATCCAAATCAAGTTCAGACTTAATTCTAGAGAAAAAATCAGGTGCATTCTTAGCAACACGAGAAGCTTCTGTTGCAGTAATAATAATATTTTTGCAACCTAATCTTAGACATTCCTCTTTATACTCTTTTAAAGCTTTAAAAGTATCTTCCATTGATTTTTCTTGAAAAACACCTTCTTTATCTAAACCTCGTCCAAGTCCTGTAATTGTAGAAAACTCTTGAACAATTTCCTTTGTATCGCGATCAATAACGAGCAAAAGTGTAGAGTTCGATCCGATATCGACCGAAGCAATTAAGTTTTTAGTCATTTTTAAAAATACCCTTAAATAATTTTTTAATTTTGCCTTTATTTTTTTGAAGGACTTTATCTGATTCTTTCTTTAATAAATTTTTTGCGGCACTCTTTGCTAACTCTTCGAGAGTATATTTATAGTCAGTATTTAGCGCATACCCAATACCTTCTAATCGAAAAGGAATTTTAGCTGTTCCATAGTCTCTATTCAGATCATGCTTTAATTCTTCTTCATTAACAACAACCGCTCCAAGTAATTCACCTGGGGCCTTGAAATCAATTTTCCCATTGCCTTCTAAAGCATATTTTCCTTCATCTAAAATAACCTTATAACTTTTAAATTGATGATAGCGATCGTCTAGGCGTCCATTAAAAGATACTTCGTTAATGTCACCGTTAATTGTAATATCTTTGCTCGCTAACTTATCAAGCTTCTGAAATAAGTTTCCAACTACCTTACCTAAGTTTATTTTATGCAGCTTAGCTTCTTTGATATTTAAAGCGACATTGAAGTCATACTCTTTACCAATCATTTTACCATCTAAATTACCCGACGCTTTACCTTCAATTGATTTAACAATACCTTTTGGAATAAAAAGAGCAGCGCTTACAATATCAACGTCAGTGAATGAAGCTTTTAGTTCAGTAGTTTTTCCCTTCTTATGAATCTCAGACTCAAGATTCAGATTCAAAGGAGCAGTCCCAAGTTTAAGCCTATTTGTAGAAATACTTAATTTCTTTCTATTTACACTTATACCTAACTGACCATTAATCGGTGATTCACCTAAAATAACATTCGAGAATTTAATCTTTGATTTTACAGGATAGTTTGAAAATACCTCACCACTTGTACTAGAAATATCAATATCAGTATTCTCATCTTTTTCTTCGACATCTCGAACCGTTTTATGTTCCGGCATCTTTTCTTTAATTTCTGTCGGAATTTGAATATCTTGTAAATGTAAATTCACTGTAGAAGTTTTTAAATAATCGAAACGGTCAACTCCTAAAACAAAAGGTGTAGACTGACCTACTTTTACAATACCTTCCAATAACTTCAACTCAATTGCAGATCGGATTTGCTTGCTATTGAGATTATTTTTCACATTAACATTTACAGGAATTCCAAGTGCAACGAGATTGCTATCAACTGTCGTTGTAAGACTTGGGAATAGCTTCTCATTTTTCGAAGTGATGCTTCCCTCAACTCTCAGATTGCCATCTTTAATTTTAACGCCATAATCTGCAACATTTACAAAATAAGAAACAATATTTTCAAGATTACTTTCTAAATTTATATTATGTAACTTTAATATTCCCTTTTCTAAGTCGTAGTCTAATTTCGATTTCATGAACTGATGTTCTTCCAGAGCAACCACAACCTTTGAAGACATCAATTTCTTTTCAACATCACCGTCCATTTTTACAGAGAATTTTTTTAATGGCTTAACAATTAGATTCGACTTTATGTTATTAATATCAACTTCGGCATTAAAGTTCAGTTTTTTCTCTTCTAACCATCTATCTAGTACCGTCTCTCCAATAATGAGAAGGTCAAATGATGTTTCATTTGTTTTTCCTTTCGAAAGAATGAAGTGAGACTTAAGTTCAAAAACAGAAGTTGTATTAAAACCAATATCTCTTAAAGCAAGTTTTTCAATTTTTACTTCACCAAAACCACTATCTCTTAATGCATAATTTGCATTAATATTTGTTACGTTAAAGTTTAGTGAGGCGTCAGAGAAAAAACTTAAGACGGCCAGACCAGGGCCATTATCTTCACTTTCTTCTTTTATCTTGATTGATTTTTTATCTTCCTGCTCAAAGCTTACAACTGCTTTTGAGGCAAAAGAGTTTTCCCAATTTGATCCCTTCTTAAATTCTATATAGCTAACTTTAGGATTATCAATATTAACAGAAATTGTTCCGTAACCCATTAACATCGTCCAAAATGGAATCTCTATTTGAAGATTTTCAAATGAGCATAGAGGTAGTTTTCTTCCACCATGAGGATAGAGAATATCAACTCCTCTAATATTCACTTTAGAGTTAAGGCCTAGGGAATAGTCTAGAGACTGCGTTAAAACTTCCGCATTAGGTAATGTTTTTTGCAGCTGTGTTGTAAAGGCTTGTCTAATTGCATCTGGTTTTAAGTTTCGTTTAGCAACAATTAAAATAATTGCAGAAAAAACAATTAGAAACGCTAAAAATAAAAAAATTATTTTTAATGGTGACTTAGTTTTCACATACCCTCCAATGGTATTTTAGATTAAAGTCAGTGGCGCAAACTTTGCCATAAATTTCTTTTGTGCACCGTCATTAAATTTAATCGTTACCTTTTCATCTCCTGAAGGTCCGATACATTCTAAAACCGTTCCTTCTCCATAAAGAGAGTGAACAATCCTTGAACCCTTAGGATAAGTTACTTTTTTTGCACTTATACTTGGCGATTTTTCAACTCGGTAAACTGGTTCATCATCGTAAACTGGATCGCATAGATCGTCCCAATCATCATCCATTGATTGTTGGCGTCCACCACCTAGCTTTTTCCATATATAAAATTTATTCGGTATTTCTTGGATAAATCGACTGAAGCCATTAAAGCGTAGCTGACCAAATAACATTCGACCTTGGGCAAATGTAATATAAAGTCTCTTCATCGCTCTTGTCATCGCAACGTAGAAAAGTCGACGCTCCTCCTCTATTGCTGTTTCTCCATTTTCAATCGATTGATAACTTGGAAAAACAGTCTCTTCAACTCCTGTCACAAAGACATATTCAAACTCAAGCCCTTTTGCTCCGTGAATCGTCATTAAAGAAACTTCGCCTTGATTCTCTTCTTCTTGTCCAATTGCTGAGTTATCAAGAGTTATCGTTTCTAGAAATGCTCCGAAACGTCCGTTAGGGTTCTGATCCTCAAATTGTGTAAATGCACTTCCAAGCTCTTCAAGGTTTTCCATTCGAGCTTGAGACTCATAGTCCTTTGCAGCTCGAAGCATTTCCCAATAACCAGATTCATAAAGGAGCTTTTCATAAACGGTCTCTAATGCTTCCCCCTCATCATGAGCTACTTTAGCTTCAGTAATGAGATGTACAAATTGAGACAGTGAAGACTTAACTCGAGACGAAAGCCTTATATGTTTAAAATCTTCTGGGTTATCCACAACTCTATTCACAACTTCCCAAAGAGAACTATCTGACTTAATCGCCTCCTCTTCAATCTTTCTTAAAGTTGTGGCACCAATTCCACGAGTTGGTACATTGATAATTCGACTTAATGCTAGCGAGTCCTTGTCATTAACAAGAAGTCTAATATAAGCAATTAGATCTTTAATTTCTTTTCTTTCGTAAAACTTAATCCCACCAACAACTCGATATGGGATATTTGATTTTCTAAGTGCATCTTCAATTTGTCTCGACTGAGAATTCGTACGATAGAAGACGGCCATTTCATCGTAATTGACTCCATCTTCACTATGATGATGGATTAATTGTTCAGCGACAAAATCAGATTCTTCTCTATCACTAGAGCACTCAACGATCTCAATTGATTCACCTTCTGGATTATCAGTCCACATACTCTTGCCTTTACGCTGAGTATTTCGTGCAATTACAGCTCCTGCTGCTTCAATAATATTTTTAGAAGAACGGTAATTTTGTTCCAACTTTAAAATTTGAGCATCACTATAAACTTCTTCAAAGTCTAAGATGTTTCGAATATCCGCTCCACGCCAAGAATAGATCGATTGATCTTCATCCCCAACAACACAAATATTCCTTCTTTTCTTTGCTAGTTTTGTGACTAGGTCGAATTGGGCACGGTTCGTATCCTGATACTCGTCGACAAGAATATAACGAAAACGCTCTTGATATCTTTCGAGTACTTCTGGAAATTTTTCAAATAATTGAATAACACCAGAAATAAGGCCACCGAAGTCAGTGGCGTTAGCTTTGTGCAACTCTTTTTCGTATTCAAGATACATATCGTAGAAAATATCATCACTTTCTACTTCATAATCTTTATCTGAAATATCACGATCAGGATAATGACCGTGATTTTTTAGGTCTTCAATAAAATATAAAACTTCAAATGGAGAAGTTTCTTTTTGCGAAATTCCACGTCGATTTAAAATCGCTTTAACAACACTTTTTTGCTCACTAGTATCATAAATCGTAAAATTTCTACTAAGGCCTAAGTAATTTGCCTCAGACCTTAGCATTTTTGCACAAAAAGAGTGGAAAGTAGTAACTTGAAGAGCACCAACATCACAACTTACATCACGTCCGACACGATCTCGCATTTCTTTAGCGGCTTTATTTGAGAAAGTAAGTGCCAATAGTTGAAATGGAGAAATATTCTTCTCTTCTAAAAGATACGCAATCTTTGTAACAAGAGTTCTCGTTTTTCCAGATCCTGCACCAGCAAGGATCATCATTGGTCCATCAATCTCTTTAACGGCTTGACGTTGTTGAATATTGAGGTGGTCTAACTTCATTAAAATTCCTATTTACTCTTTTCTTTTTATTCAACAGTAACTGACTTTGCCAGGTTTCTTGGCTTATCAATATCTGTCCCTAAATTCTTCGCAATATAATAAGCAAGAAGTTGGTTTACTACGTTTACGTAAAGTGGTGCCAAGTCTCCAAGCCCGTCAAAGTCTAATTCAATATAGTGATCAGAGATCTCTCTTAAATCTTCCTTACCTTTTGGACCAATTGAAACAATAAGACCTTTACGTGCCTTAATTTCTTGAATATTCGAAACTGTTTTTTCAAATAAATCTTCACCGACTAGGGCAACGTTAACTTTCTCTTCATCAATAAGAGCAATTGGACCATGCTTTAACTCACCTGAAGCATAACCTTCGGCGTGAACGTAAGCGATTTCTTTGAGCTTTAGTGCTCCTTCTAGGGCAATTGGAAAATATGCTCCACGACCAGTATAGAAGAAACCTTTATACTTATAAATTGCATCAGCAACATCTTTAATTGGTTTTGTATTATCTAAAAGTTGCTCAACTCTTTCAGCAAGAAGACTATAGCGTGAAGAAAGAGAGTTTCTTAAATCATCAGACATACCACCATTAGAAATAACTTCTGAAAGAGTCTTTCCAGTTAATACTTGTTGAGTAAATGCCTTTGTTGAAGCAACACCAATCTCAACACCTGCGCGAATCATAAGATTCACATCACAGTCACGATAAAGAGTAGATCCTTCAGTGTTTACAATTGAAAGTGATTTCATTCCTTTCTCTTTACACATCGTTTGCGCAGCTAAAGTATCTGCTGTTTCACCAGACTGAGAGATGAACATTGCTAGTTCATTTTGACTAAGAATTGGATTGCGGTAGCGGAACTCACTTGCAACTTCTGTAAAACATCTAATGCGATTATTTGATTCGAAGTAATCTTTAATTACAAGACCAGCATAGTAAGCAGTACCACAAGCTGTAATACTAATTGCATCCATTGGTAGTTTAATTGCTGACTCTAAACTCTCTTTTCCTTCACCTTGAAAGTAATATTGAGTTAGAGAACGAATTAACTCAGGCTGTTCGTGAATTTCTTTAAGCATATAGTGCTCAAAATCACCTTTAGATGCAGGATCGTGATCGATCGTTTGCTCTTTTGACATATAACGATGAGTCTTAGATCCATCAAGCTCATAAAAATTTAATAGCTGATTATTTTTTACACTTAGGTGACAAAGAACATTATCTTCAGGGAAGTAAATTCGAGTGGCCATACCAGCAAGAGCATATGGATCACTTGAAACAAATACTTCAGAATTTACTTCATTACTTCCACATACTAATGGAGCACCTTTTTTAATTGCAAAGATTTCATCTGTTTCACGATTTAATACAACAAATGCAGAAAATCCTTCAATTCTTTCAAATGATTTAATTACAGCTTCTTTGATTGGAGTACCTTGGCGTTTATGAAAAATTAAAAGCCCAAGAAATGTTTCCGAGTCAGTTTCTGATTCGAAATAAATCCCTTGTTCTTTAAGTTCGTTTCTAATTTCATTGGCATTTTCAATGATTCCATTGTGAACCATCGCAATTCCATCTTTAGTCGAAACGTGTGGGTGCGCATTGTAATCTGTTACACCACCGTGAGTGGCCCAACGAGTGTGCCCAATACAAGATCTTGCATGAATATCTTTACCTTCAAGCTCAGCTTCAAGGTTTCCAATTTTTCCTTCTTTTTTATAAACGAGAAGCTCATCATTTTTGCTGATGAAACTAACTCCAGCTGAATCGTACCCACGGTACTCTAATCTTCTAAGTCCTTCTAGAACAACGTCAACTGAATTTGATGGCCCAAGATGCCCAACAATTCCGCACATAGTCACTTCCTTATATGTTTAAAAAATACTAATTAAAGAAAGATACCATTATGCGGGCGAAAATAAAATTTTTGCGAGCCTATTTGTCGCTTTTTTTCCTAATGAAACGCCTTGCCATTCCTTCTTTCGTCTCTTGACGCCCTCTGGCAATTGCAAATGATCCATCTGGCATACTTTTGCTAATTGTTGAACCTGATGCAACATAGCATTCTTTACCAATCTCAATAGGTGCAATCATTTGTGAATCTGATCCAATAAAAGATCCATCACCAATAATTGTTTTGTGCTTATTGGCCCCGTCGTAATTACAAGTAATGAAGCCACAACCAATATTTACATTGTCGCCAATTTCAGCATCTCCTGCATAGCTTAAGTGTGAAACAGCTGACTTTTTACCAATCTTAGATTTTTTTATTTCGACAAAGTTTCCAATTTTTGCACCTTCACCAATATCACTTCCTGGACGAAGCTGCGCCATCGGTCCAATTGAAGCGCCTTTTGAAACTTTTGAATCTGTAATATATGAATTGGCCTTAATAATGGCTCCATCTTCAATGATTGAATTCTTAATTGTTACACCTTGCTCAATCACTACATTTTTTCCAATCACTGTTTTGTCATCGATAAAAGCATTTTGATAAAGTTGTGTTCCTTGTCCAATATTTTTAGAATAACAGTAAGTATGCGAAGGATCTGAGAAACGCACTCCCGCTTCTAACATCAGGAAACGAGCAATTGAGCGCCTTAGATAAATATCTGCATCTGAAAGTTGAATAAGGTTATTTACACCTAAAAACTCACGAGCATCTTCAAAAAGAAGTGGAGTTACATTGGCTTCAGGGTTAAAGGTATCCGTAAGGTAAAACTCACCTGACTTATTATTATCAGAAAGATTGAATACATGATCCATTAAATAAAGTGTTTTAAAAATATAAAGACCCGAGTTAACTTCTGTCACAAGTCTTTGCTCTTCAGTTGCATCTTTTTCTTCAACAATCTGAAAGCCTGTCCCCTTACGAATAATTCTTCCGTAACCTGTAGGATTACTTGCTGAAAAAGTTGCACAAACTGCATTTGAACCTTTCTCAATCTCTTCAATGAGAGCGTTAATTGTTTCTTTTGTAATTAATGGTGTATCTGCACATGTCACAATTGTATAATCATAGCCACGAGAGTTTTCAAAATCCTTCAAATAAGTCTGAACGGCATGCCCTGTCCCTAATTGCTCTTTTTGATAAACGTAATTTATACCTGTAAAGCGTTCATTAACATGTTCTTCAACAAGTTCACGTTGATGACCAGTAACTAAAGTGATATCTCCAAAATCTTTAAATGTTTCGATGACATAATCGACTAAAGTATTTTGGTGTAAAGGTGCAAGAGGTTTTGGAATATCCATTTTAAGTCTTGTTCCCTTACCTGCAGCTAATACAACTACCGCAACTTTCTTCGTTGTCTTCTGTGACATATAAAAACTCCTAATAACCGACTATATCGGTCTCTTTTCACTCTATGCGATTACAACACATTAACTAAATCATAGCAAAAAAATCAGTTAAAAAACTCAAAAAAATCACGCATTTTCGCTCTTTTTATTAAAGAGTTTTTTTTATTGCCCGATGTTAATTAAGAACAAATTGCCTATATTGCGCCGACCTGTTGGAGGAAAGATTTATGGTTACAAATTACGAGGGTGAGAACATTGAGTTTAAGGAAGAATTGGCCCTCTTACCAATCCGAGACTTAGTTATTTATCCATTTATGATTTTACCTCTATTTGTTGGTAGAGAAGCATCAATCAAAGCTATTGACCACGCTATTAATCATTCAGATCGTCTGATTCTACTTTCGAGTCAGAAAGATATTGTTGCGGAACATCCTGCACCAGAAGAGATTTATGAACTTGGTACTGTTGCCATGATCATGAGAATGAGAAAACTTCCTGATGGAAGAATCAAAATTCTAGTTCAAGGTTTATCAAAAGCTAGAATTACTTCATTTGAACAACAATCACCTTTCTATATTACTAAAGTTGAAAAGGTTGAAGATATTACGACTGATAGCTCTAATATTGCAACGACTGCACTTATGAGAACTATTAAAGAACAACTTGAAAAAGTTATTCAACTCGGAAAAGTTCTTTCTCCAGATATCTTAATGGTTCTAGAAGATATTACAGATGCCTCAAGACTAGCGGATTTAATTGCATCAAACTTAAATCTACACGTTTCTGAAGCACAAACAATTCTTGAAACATTAGATCCAGTTGATCGCCTACACGCAATCAATGATATTCTAAATCGTGAATTAGAAATCCTAATGATGCAACAGAAGATGAAGACAAACTCTTCAACTGAAAGTGCAAATCAAAGAGATGTATTCCTTAAGGAACAGATCAAGGCAATTAAATCAGAACTTGGTGATGGTTCTTCAGAGCAAGATGAATTCGCAGAATTCAAGAAAAGAGTTGAAGAAGCAGGTATGCCAGAAGAAGTTCTTAAAGAAACGACAAAGCAACTGGCACGTCTAGAGAAGATGCACCCAGATTCATCTGAAGCAAGCATCATGAGAAATTATATTGAGTGGATGTGTGACCTTCCATGGAGTAAAAAATCTGAAGAGCATATTGATCTTGACTCAGCTCTTGAGATTCTTGATGAAGATCACTTTGAACTTACTCAAATCAAAGAAAGAATTCTTGAGCACCTAGCAGTTAGACAACTTAAGGGTGATGATATGAAAGGACCAATCCTATGTTTCCAAGGTCCTCCTGGTGTTGGTAAAACTTCACTTGGGAAGTCAATTGCTCGTGCTACGGGAAGAGAGTTTGTAAGAATTTCTCTTGGTGGTGTTAAAGATGAAGCAGAGATTAGAGGTCATAGAAGAACATATGTTGGAGCAATGCCAGGTCGTTTTATCCAAGCGATGAAGCAAGCAAAAACAAACAACCCTGTTGTTCTACTTGACGAAATCGACAAGCTATCTGGTGACTACAAAGGTGATCCATCTGCAGCTCTACTTGAAGTACTTGATCCTGAACAAAATGTAGAGTTTAGAGATCACTACCTAAACGTACCATTTGATCTTTCAAACTGTATGTTTATTGCGACTTCAAATATGCTTGAAAATATTCCAGGTCCATTAAGAGATCGTATGGAAGTAATCAATCTATCTGGTTACACAAGAGAAGAAAAAGTTGAAATCTCTAAGAGATATATCATTCCAAAGCAAATGGATGAAAATGGTATCAATGATGAGCACGTAGTATTTACTGATGAAGGTGTTGAGAGTGTTATCGAGCACTACACATCTGAAGCGGGCCTTCGTAATCTAGAAAGAAGAATCGGTACACTATGTCGTAAAGTTGCAATGAAAATTGCAAAAGGCGATATGGGAAAAACACACATCGTGAAAGATACTGTTGTTAAATACCTTGGTCCACCAATCTTCGTAAAAGAAGATCACAAAGATGAGGATGAAGTTGGAGTGTCAACTGGTCTAGCTTGGACATCTCATGGTGGTGAAGTTCTTTACATCGAAACAACAAAGATGAAAGGACAAGGACTAACTCTTACAGGTCAACTTGGTGACGTAATGAAAGAGTCTGCAAAAACAGCAATTAACTACATCAGATCACGTGCACTTTACATGGGAATTGATGAAGATATTTTTGAAAACCACGAGTTTCACGTACACTTACCAGCTGGAGCCACTCCAAAAGATGGACCTTCTGCAGGTATCACGCTAGCAACTGCCCTAGTATCAAATTGTACAGGCGTTCCAGTAAGTCGTGATGTTGCAATGACTGGTGAGATTACTTTAACAGGTAAAGTTCTTCCAATTGGTGGACTAAAAGAAAAAGCATTAGCTGCTCTTAGAATGGGTATCTCAACAGTTGTTATCCCATGGGGCAACAAGAAAGATCTTGTTGATATCCCTGAAAACCTAAGAGAACAGATTAATTTTGTTCCTGTTAAAACAATTGATGAAGTTCTTGATATCGCTCTAGTAGATTGGGCAGGTTACAAGAAAGAAGTTCAAATGAAAAAAGTGGACGAAAAACATCAAGAAAAAAGAAAAGCAGGCGTTGCCGCTTAAATAATGAGGGCCAACAAGGCCCTCTTTTTTTTTATCCAACATTAACTTAAAATGGAATGTATATGGGAAAAGAAGAAATGAAAGTAATGATTGTTGATGACTCTGAGATCTCTAGAACTTCTGTTAAAGATATTTTAGAGCAAGAAGGATATGAGGTCGTTGGCTGTGTTGGAAATGCACAGGAAGCGCTAAAACTATCTTTTGACGTTTCGCCAACTCTATTTATCATTGATGTTATTATGCCTGAAATTAGTGGCCTAGAACTAGCTGAATCAGT includes the following:
- a CDS encoding cyclic nucleotide-binding domain-containing protein, which encodes MTFTAYETSKVEIESLLFKESASAEFVFLVKSGTLLTVKEQSGRLVPTGTHKKGDFLGVSGGINRKVYDESCFTIEDVEVVPIPITEISKIIDSNELWLKKIVNTTIDRLDSAINILAEHKIFDTTKSSDFVFTDEVEAKFRKLINE
- the glmS gene encoding glutamine--fructose-6-phosphate transaminase (isomerizing) encodes the protein MCGIVGHLGPSNSVDVVLEGLRRLEYRGYDSAGVSFISKNDELLVYKKEGKIGNLEAELEGKDIHARSCIGHTRWATHGGVTDYNAHPHVSTKDGIAMVHNGIIENANEIRNELKEQGIYFESETDSETFLGLLIFHKRQGTPIKEAVIKSFERIEGFSAFVVLNRETDEIFAIKKGAPLVCGSNEVNSEVFVSSDPYALAGMATRIYFPEDNVLCHLSVKNNQLLNFYELDGSKTHRYMSKEQTIDHDPASKGDFEHYMLKEIHEQPELIRSLTQYYFQGEGKESLESAIKLPMDAISITACGTAYYAGLVIKDYFESNNRIRCFTEVASEFRYRNPILSQNELAMFISQSGETADTLAAQTMCKEKGMKSLSIVNTEGSTLYRDCDVNLMIRAGVEIGVASTKAFTQQVLTGKTLSEVISNGGMSDDLRNSLSSRYSLLAERVEQLLDNTKPIKDVADAIYKYKGFFYTGRGAYFPIALEGALKLKEIAYVHAEGYASGELKHGPIALIDEEKVNVALVGEDLFEKTVSNIQEIKARKGLIVSIGPKGKEDLREISDHYIELDFDGLGDLAPLYVNVVNQLLAYYIAKNLGTDIDKPRNLAKSVTVE
- a CDS encoding FliG C-terminal domain-containing protein, translated to MEANKQNGGVFINGKAQIIEMLKFMNADERATLLKNIQMRNPTLAKELYAESITFDTIYALDEIDLNQVVKFIKAPVIGVALKECEKSFQKKVLTILPREAAEEAYSYLVKNLGANEARDIQRARKRVTDTIVALNNRGRLSL
- a CDS encoding ATP-dependent helicase, with translation MKLDHLNIQQRQAVKEIDGPMMILAGAGSGKTRTLVTKIAYLLEEKNISPFQLLALTFSNKAAKEMRDRVGRDVSCDVGALQVTTFHSFCAKMLRSEANYLGLSRNFTIYDTSEQKSVVKAILNRRGISQKETSPFEVLYFIEDLKNHGHYPDRDISDKDYEVESDDIFYDMYLEYEKELHKANATDFGGLISGVIQLFEKFPEVLERYQERFRYILVDEYQDTNRAQFDLVTKLAKKRRNICVVGDEDQSIYSWRGADIRNILDFEEVYSDAQILKLEQNYRSSKNIIEAAGAVIARNTQRKGKSMWTDNPEGESIEIVECSSDREESDFVAEQLIHHHSEDGVNYDEMAVFYRTNSQSRQIEDALRKSNIPYRVVGGIKFYERKEIKDLIAYIRLLVNDKDSLALSRIINVPTRGIGATTLRKIEEEAIKSDSSLWEVVNRVVDNPEDFKHIRLSSRVKSSLSQFVHLITEAKVAHDEGEALETVYEKLLYESGYWEMLRAAKDYESQARMENLEELGSAFTQFEDQNPNGRFGAFLETITLDNSAIGQEEENQGEVSLMTIHGAKGLEFEYVFVTGVEETVFPSYQSIENGETAIEEERRLFYVAMTRAMKRLYITFAQGRMLFGQLRFNGFSRFIQEIPNKFYIWKKLGGGRQQSMDDDWDDLCDPVYDDEPVYRVEKSPSISAKKVTYPKGSRIVHSLYGEGTVLECIGPSGDEKVTIKFNDGAQKKFMAKFAPLTLI